The proteins below are encoded in one region of Epinephelus lanceolatus isolate andai-2023 chromosome 7, ASM4190304v1, whole genome shotgun sequence:
- the LOC144463854 gene encoding protocadherin gamma-A11-like, translating to MAKDLGLQTSALSNRRARIDTDETDKRYCDINLNNGELIVADRIDREGLCGEKASCILKHELVLENPLELHRISLHVQDINDNSPQFKEELINIEIRESAVRGARFVIEEAHDADVGQNSVQQYSLKKNDNFILAADGNTIELVLDKELDREKQQELNLLLTALDGGSPQRSGTVVIHVTVLDANDNAPVFSQAVYKASLPENSPVDTIVVTVSATDADEGVNGDVTYEFGHVTEDVKKIFSIDRKVGDIRVIGSVDYEATTSFEIRLKAKDGLGLSSYAKAIISVTDVNDNAPVVDLKSLTNPIPEDTPPGTEVGIINVQDRDSENNRQVRCSIQQNVPFKLVPSIKNYYSLVTTGQLDREVVSDYNITITASDEGSPPLSSSKSVELSVADINDNPPVFEEQSYSAYVSENNKPGSTLCSVSARDPDWRQNGTVIYSLLPGEVNGSPVSSYVSVNGDTGVIHAVRSFDYEQFRSFKVHVMGRDNGSPPLSSNVTVSVFISDVNDNSPQILYPGPEGNSFMTELVPKAAHGGSLVSKVIAVDADSGQNAWLSYDIVKSTDPGLFTIGVHSGEIRTQRDISESDSMKQNLIVSVKDNGQPSLSATCSMYLLISDNLAEVPELKDISYDEKNSKLTSYLIIALVSVSTFFLTFIIIILGVRFCRRRKPRLLFDGAVAIPSTYLPPNYADVDGTGTLRSTYNYDAYLTTGSRTSDFKFVSSYNDNTLPADQTLRKSPSDFADAFGDSDASPEVGLHFITLKS from the coding sequence ATGGCCAAGGATCTCGGGCTGCAGACGAGCGCACTGTCTAACAGAAGAGCCCGTATCGACACCGATGAAACTGATAAACGTTACTGTGACATAAACCTGAATAACGGAGAGTTGATTGTTGCCGACAGGATTGATCGAGAGGGGCTCTGTGGAGAAAAGGCTTCGTGCATCCTAAAACACGAGCTGGTGCTGGAGAATCCTCTCGAGCTCCATCGGATCAGTCTGCACGTTCAAGATATTAATGATAACTCGCCTCAGTTTAAGGAAGAATTGATAAATATAGAAATCCGAGAGTCGGCAGTCAGGGGAGCTCGTTTTGTGATCGAGGAGGCACACGATGCGGATGTAGGACAGAATTCAGTTCAGCAGTACAGCCTTAAGAAGAATGATAATTTCATTTTGGctgctgatggaaacacaataGAGCTTGTTCTGGATAAAGAGCTCGATCGAGAAAAACAGCAAGAGCTCAATTTGCTTCTTACAGCTCTAGATGGTGGCTCTCCTCAGAGATCAGGTACTGTAGTCATACACGTCACTGTGCTGGATGCTAATGATAACGCCCCAGTGTTCAGCCAGGCCGTTTATAAAGCCAGTCTGCCTGAAAATTCTCCTGTAGATACTATAGTGGTCACAGTGAGTGCTACTGATGCAGACGAGGGAGTCAATGGAGACGTGACTTATGAATTCGGACATGTTACAGAAGATGTGAAGAAGATATTTAGTATTGACCGTAAGGTGGGGGATATACGTGTTATTGGCTCTGTTGACTATGAAGCCACCACTTCATTTGAAATACGTCTTAAAGCAAAAGATGGATTAGGGCTGTCATCTTATGCTAAAGCAATAATTTCTGTCACTGATGTGAATGACAACGCTCCTGTAGTAGATTTGAAATCACTGACTAACCCCATACCTGAGGACACCCCACCTGGTACAGAGGTGGGCATCATTAACGTGCAGGATAGAGACTCTGAGAATAACAGACAGGTCCGCTGCTCCATTCAGCAAAACGTCCCTTTTAAGTTGGTTCCTTCTATTAAAAACTATTATTCTCTGGTGACCACAGGACAACTGGACCGTGAAGTAGTGTCTGATTACAACATTACAATCACTGCCAGTGACGAGGGCTCTccacctctgtcctcctctaaaAGTGTTGAGTTATCTGTAGCAGACATCAACGACAACCCACCTGTGTTTGAGGAACAGTCGTACAGCGCATATGTGAGTGAAAATAACAAACCTGGCTCCACTTTATGTTCCGTTAGTGCTCGAGACCCCGACTGGAGACAAAACGGTACAGTGATTTATTCTCTGTTACCCGGTGAGGTGAACGGTTCCCCGGTGTCGTCCTATGTGTCTGTTAACGGAGACACGGGAGTGATCCACGCTGTGAGGTCGTTTGATTATGAACAGTTCAGAAGTTTTAAAGTCCACGTGATGGGCAGAGACAACGGTTCTCCTCCACTGAGCAGCAACGTGACCGTCAGTGTGTTCATATCGGATGTGAATGACAACTCTCCTCAGATACTGTACCCCGGGCCGGAGGGCAACTCCTTCATGACCGAGCTGGTCCCCAAAGCTGCACACGGAGGCTCTCTGGTGTCCAAAGTGATCGCGGTGGACGCGGACTCCGGACAGAACGCCTGGCTGTCCTATGATATAGTGAAATCCACAGATCCGGGCCTTTTCACTATTGGTGTCCACAGCGGAGAGATCAGGACACAGCGGGACATTTCCGAGTCTGACAGCATGAAACAGAACCTGATTGTGTCAGTGAAAGATAACGGACAGCCCTCTCTGTCTGCCACCTGTTCCATGTATTTACTGATTTCTGATAACTTGGCTGAGGTGCCAGAACTGAAGGACATTTCTTATGATGAGAAGAATTCCAAACTGACGTCTTATCTGATCATCGCGCTGGTGTCTGTGTCGACGTTTTTCCtgaccttcatcatcatcatcctgggTGTGAGGTTTTGTCGCAGGAGAAAGCCCAGACTGTTGTTTGATGGAGCAGTTGCCATCCCCAGCACTTATCTCCCTCCTAATTACGCAGATGTTGACGGCACAGGAACTTTACGCAGCACTTACAATTATGACGCCTACCTGACAACAGGCTCAAGAACCAGTGACTTCAAGTTCGTGTCATCTTACAATGACAACACACTGCCTGCTGACCAGACTCTGAGGAAAAGTCCATCAGACTTTGCTGATGCCTTTGGAGATAGTGATGCTTCTCCTGAGGTAGGGCTGCATTTCATAACACTTAAGTCCTGA
- the LOC144463853 gene encoding protocadherin gamma-A11-like → MAKDLGLQTSALSNRRARIDTDGTDKRYCDINLNNGELIVADRIDREGLCGEKASCILKHELVLENPLELHRISLHIQDINDNSPEFKDDLINIEIHELAGRGARFVIEEAHDADVGQNSVQQYSLKKNDNFILAADGNTIELVLDKELDREKQQELNLLLTALDGGSPQRSGTVVIHVTVLDANDNAPVFSQAVYKASLPENSPVDTIVVTVSATDADEGVNGDVTYDFGHITEDVKKIFSIDPKVGDIRVIGSVDYETTTSFEIRVKAKDGLGLSSYAKAIISVTDLNDNAPVVDLKSLTNPIPEDIPPGTEVGIINVQDRDSENNRQVRCSIQQNAPFKLVPSIKNYYSLVTTGQLDREVVSDYNITITASDEGSPPLSSSKSVELSVADINDNPPVFEEQSYSAYVSENNKPGSTLCSVSARDPDWRQNGTVIYSLLPGEVNGAPVSSYVSVNGDTGVIHAVRSFDYEQFRSFKVHVMGRDNGSPPLSSNVTVSVFISDVNDNSPLILYPGPEGNSFMTELVPKAAHGGSLVSKVIAVDADSGQNAWLSYDIVKSTDPGLFTIGVHSGEIRTQRDISESDSMKQNLIVSVKDNGQPSLSATCSMYLLISDNLAEVPELKDISYDEKNSKLTSYLIIALVSVSTFFLTFIIIILGVRFCRRRKPRLLFDGAVAIPSAYLPPNYADVDGTGTLRSTYNYDAYLTTGSRTSDFKFVSSYNDNTLPADQTLRKSPSDFADAFGDSDGSPEVGMRFSFFNSYL, encoded by the coding sequence ATGGCCAAGGATCTCGGGCTGCAGACGAGCGCACTGTCTAACAGAAGAGCCCGTATCGACACCGACGGGACTGATAAACGTTACTGTGACATAAACCTGAATAACGGAGAGTTGATTGTTGCCGACAGGATTGATCGAGAGGGGCTCTGTGGTGAAAAGGCTTCGTGCATCCTGAAACACGAGCTTGTGCTGGAGAATCCTCTCGAGCTTCATCGGATCAGTCTGCACATTCAAGATATTAATGATAACTCGCCTGAATTTAAGGATGATTTGATAAATATTGAAATTCACGAGTTGGCAGGCAGGGGAGCTCGTTTTGTGATCGAGGAGGCACACGATGCGGATGTAGGACAGAATTCAGTTCAGCAGTACAGCCTTAAGAAGAATGATAATTTCATTTTGGctgctgatggaaacacaataGAGCTTGTTCTGGATAAAGAGCTCGATCGAGAAAAACAGCAAGAGCTCAATTTGCTCCTGACAGCTCTAGATGGTGGCTCTCCTCAGAGATCAGGTACTGTAGTCATACACGTCACTGTGCTGGATGCTAATGATAACGCCCCAGTGTTCAGCCAGGCCGTTTATAAAGCCAGTCTGCCTGAAAACTCTCCTGTAGATACTATAGTGGTCACAGTGAGCGCTACTGATGCAGACGAGGGAGTCAATGGAGACGTGACTTATGACTTTGGACATATTACTGAAGATGTGAAGAAGATATTTAGTATTGACCCAAAAGTGGGGGATATACGTGTTATTGGCTCTGTTGACTATGAAACTACGACATCATTTGAAATACGCGTTAAAGCAAAAGACGGGTTAGGACTGTCATCTTATGCTAAAGCAATAATTTCTGTCACAGATCTTAATGACAACGCTCCTGTAGTAGATTTGAAATCACTGACTAACCCCATACCTGAGGACATCCCACCTGGTACAGAGGTGGGCATCATTAACGTGCAGGATAGAGACTCTGAGAATAACAGACAGGTCCGCTGCTCCATTCAGCAAAACGCCCCTTTTAAGTTGGTTCCTTCTATTAAAAACTATTATTCTCTGGTGACCACAGGACAGCTGGACCGTGAAGTAGTGTCTGATTACAACATTACAATCACTGCCAGTGACGAGGGCTCTccacctctgtcctcctctaaaAGTGTTGAGTTATCTGTAGCAGACATCAACGACAACCCACCTGTGTTTGAGGAACAGTCGTACAGCGCATATGTGAGTGAAAATAACAAACCTGGCTCCACTTTATGTTCCGTTAGTGCTCGAGACCCCGACTGGAGACAAAACGGTACAGTGATATATTCTCTGTTACCCGGTGAGGTGAACGGTGCCCCGGTGTCGTCCTATGTGTCTGTTAACGGAGACACGGGAGTGATCCACGCTGTGAGGTCGTTTGACTATGAACAGTTCAGGAGCTTCAAAGTCCACGTGATGGGCAGAGACAACGGTTCTCCTCCGCTGAGCAGCAACGTGACCGTCAGTGTGTTCATATCGGATGTGAATGACAACTCTCCTCTGATACTGTACCCCGGGCCGGAGGGCAACTCCTTCATGACCGAGCTGGTCCCCAAAGCTGCACACGGAGGCTCTCTGGTGTCCAAAGTGATCGCGGTGGACGCGGACTCCGGACAGAACGCCTGGCTGTCCTATGATATAGTGAAATCCACAGATCCGGGCCTTTTCACTATTGGTGTCCACAGCGGAGAGATCAGGACACAGCGGGACATTTCCGAGTCTGACAGCATGAAACAGAACCTGATTGTGTCAGTGAAAGATAACGGACAGCCCTCTCTGTCTGCCACCTGTTCTATGTATTTACTGATTTCTGATAACTTGGCTGAGGTGCCAGAACTGAAGGACATTTCTTATGATGAGAAGAATTCCAAACTGACGTCTTATCTGATCATCGCGCTGGTGTCTGTGTCGACGTTTTTCCtgaccttcatcatcatcatcctgggTGTGAGGTTTTGTCGCAGGAGAAAGCCCAGACTGTTGTTTGATGGAGCAGTTGCCATCCCCAGCGCTTATCTCCCTCCTAATTACGCCGATGTTGACGGCACAGGAACTTTACGCAGCACTTACAATTATGACGCCTACCTGACAACAGGTTCAAGAACCAGTGACTTTAAGTTCGTGTCATCTTACAATGACAACACACTGCCTGCTGACCAGACTCTGAGGAAAAGTCCATCAGACTTTGCTGATGCCTTTGGAGATAGTGATGGCTCTCCTGAGGTAGGGATGCGTTTTAGCTTTTTCAACTCGTATTTATAG
- the LOC117261415 gene encoding protocadherin beta-16-like translates to MMGLNPSCFVFFLMWQAANGDASYSFQEEMKRGSVIGNIAKDLNLDSSRLSARNARVDAAGNRKRYCDINLSTGDLIVADRIDREELCGEKLSCVIKRDLVLENPLELHPFSLHIQDINDNSPQFNGESINMEIRESTGRGARFVVEEAHDADVGQNSVQQYSLKMNDNFILSVDGNTIELVLDKELDREKQKELDLLLTALDGGSPQRSGTVVIHVTVLDANDNAPVFSQAVYKASLPENSPVDTVVITVSATDADEGVNGDVTYDFGHVSEDVKRVFTIDRKDGKIKVNGAIDFETVTTYDLRIKAKDGLGLSSYTKVTVDVTDVNDNIPVIYVKSLANPVPENVSPGTEVGIINVQDADSDNNQQVRCSIQQNAPFKLVPSIKNYYSLVTTGQLDREVVSDYNIIITATDEGSPPLSSSKTVELSVADINDNPPVFEEQSYSAYVSENNKPGSTLCSVSARDPDWRQNGTVIYSLLPGEVNGAPVSSYVSVNGDTGMIHAVRSFDYEQLRSFKVHVMGRDNGSPPLSSNVTVSVFISDVNDNSPQILYPGPEGNSFMTELVPKAAHGGSLVSKVIAVDADSGQNAWLSYDIVKSTDPGLFTIGVHSGEIRTQRDISESDSTKQNLIVSVKDNGQPSLSATCSMYLLISDNLAEVPELKDISYDEKNSKLTSYLIIALVSVSTFFLTFIIIILGVRFCRRRKPRLLFDGAVAIPSAYLPPNYADVDGTGTLRSTYNYDAYLTTGSRTSDFKFVSSYNDNTLPADQTLRKSPSDFADAFGDSDGSPEVGMRFRLFNPRL, encoded by the coding sequence ATGATGGGGCTCAACCCGAgctgctttgttttctttctaatGTGGCAAGCCGCGAATGGAGACGCGAGCTATTCCTTTCAAGAGGAAATGAAACGCGGATCCGTTATTGGGAATATAGCAAAGGATCTTAACCTGGACTCGAGTAGACTGTCTGCTCGGAACGCCCGTGTTGACGCCGCAGGGAATCGCAAACGTTACTGTGACATCAACCTCAGCACTGGAGATTTGATTGTTGCAGACAGGATTGACCGGGAGGAGCTTTGTGGAGAAAAGCTGTCGTGTGTAATAAAACGCGATCTGGTGCTGGAGAATCCTCTGGAGCTGCATCCGTTCAGTCTGCACATTCAAGATATTAATGATAACTCGCCACAGTTTAACGGAGAATCCATCAATATGGAAATACGAGAGTCTACAGGCAGGGGAGCTCGTTTTGTGGTCGAGGAGGCACACGATGCGGATGTAGGGCAGAATTCAGTTCAGCAGTACAGCCTTAAAATGAATGATAATTTCATTTTGTCCgttgatggaaacacaataGAGCTTGTTCTGGATAAAGAGCTCGAtcgagaaaaacaaaaagaactcGATTTGCTCCTTACAGCTCTAGATGGTGGCTCTCCTCAGAGATCAGGTACTGTAGTCATACACGTCACTGTGCTGGATGCTAATGATAACGCCCCAGTGTTCAGCCAGGCCGTTTATAAAGCCAGTCTGCCTGAAAACTCTCCTGTAGATACTGTAGTGATCACAGTGAGCGCTACTGATGCAGACGAGGGAGTCAATGGAGATGTAACTTATGACTTTGGACATGTTTCAGAAGATGTGAAGAGAGTTTTCACTATTGACCGTAAAGACGGCAAAATAAAAGTTAACGGTGCGATTGACTTTGAAACTGTTACAACATATGATTTGCGCATTAAAGCAAAAGATGGATTAGGATTATCGTCATACACGAAGGTAACCGTTGATGTCACCGATGTCAATGACAACATACCTGTAATCTATGTGAAATCTCTGGCAAATCCAGTGCCTGAAAATGTGTCACCTGGTACAGAGGTGGGCATCATTAACGTACAGGATGCAGATTCTGATAATAACCAACAGGTCCGCTGCTCCATTCAGCAAAACGCCCCTTTTAAGTTGGTTCCTTCTATTAAAAACTATTATTCTCTGGTGACCACAGGACAACTGGACCGTGAAGTAGTGTCTGATTACAACATTATAATCACTGCCACTGACGAGGGCTCTccacctctgtcctcctctaaaACTGTTGAGTTATCTGTAGCAGACATCAACGACAACCCACCTGTGTTTGAGGAACAGTCGTACAGCGCATATGTGAGTGAAAATAACAAACCTGGCTCCACTTTATGTTCCGTTAGTGCTCGAGACCCCGACTGGAGACAAAACGGTACCGTGATTTATTCTCTGTTACCCGGTGAGGTGAACGGTGCCCCGGTGTCGTCCTATGTGTCTGTTAACGGAGACACGGGGATGATCCACGCTGTGAGGTCATTTGATTATGAACAGTTGAGGAGTTTTAAAGTCCACGTGATGGGCAGAGACAACGGTTCTCCTCCGCTGAGCAGCAACGTGACCGTCAGTGTGTTCATATCGGATGTGAATGACAACTCTCCTCAGATACTGTACCCCGGGCCGGAGGGCAACTCCTTCATGACCGAGCTGGTCCCCAAAGCTGCACACGGAGGCTCTCTGGTGTCCAAAGTGATCGCGGTGGACGCGGACTCCGGACAGAACGCCTGGCTGTCCTACGATATAGTGAAATCCACTGATCCGGGACTTTTCACTATTGGTGTCCACAGCGGAGAGATCAGGACACAGCGGGACATTTCCGAGTCTGACAGCACGAAACAGAACCTGATTGTGTCAGTGAAAGATAACGGACAGCCCTCTCTGTCTGCCACCTGTTCCATGTATTTACTGATTTCTGATAACTTGGCTGAGGTGCCAGAACTGAAGGACATTTCTTATGATGAGAAGAATTCCAAACTGACGTCTTATCTGATCATCGCGCTGGTGTCTGTGTCAACGTTTTTCCtgaccttcatcatcatcatcctgggTGTGAGGTTTTGTCGCAGGAGAAAGCCCAGACTGTTGTTTGATGGAGCAGTTGCCATCCCCAGCGCTTATCTCCCTCCTAATTACGCAGATGTTGACGGCACAGGAACTTTACGCAGCACTTACAATTATGACGCCTACCTGACAACAGGTTCAAGAACCAGTGACTTTAAGTTCGTGTCATCTTACAATGACAACACACTGCCTGCTGACCAGACTCTGAGGAAAAGTCCATCAGACTTTGCTGATGCCTTTGGAGATAGTGATGGCTCTCCTGAGGTAGGGATGCGTTTTAGACTATTCAACCCGCGTTTATAG